The following are from one region of the Acipenser ruthenus chromosome 19, fAciRut3.2 maternal haplotype, whole genome shotgun sequence genome:
- the nudt21 gene encoding cleavage and polyadenylation specificity factor subunit 5 isoform X2 has product MSVTLPNRSQTGWPRRGLNQFDNKYMQQNKPLTLERTINLYPLTNYTFGTKEPLYEKDSSVAARFQRMREEFDKTGMRRTVEGVLIVHEHRLPHVLLLQLGTTFFKLPGGELNPGEDEVEGLKRLMTEILGRQDGVQQDWVIDDCIGNWWRPNFEPPQYPYIPAHITKPKEHKKLFLVQLQEKALFAVPKNYKLVAAPLFELYDNAPGYGPIISSLPQLLSRFNFIYN; this is encoded by the exons ATGTCGGTAACCCTGCCCAACCGTTCCCAGACAGGCTGGCCCCGCCGCGGACTCAATCAGTTCGATAACAAATACATGCAGCAGAACAAACCTCTCACGCTGGAGAGGACCATCAACCT GTACCCGCTGACCAATTACACTTTCGGCACGAAGGAGCCTCTGTATGAGAAAGACAGCTCGGTGGCGGCGCGGTTTCAGCGCATGCGGGAGGAGTTTGACAAAACTGGAATGAGGCGGACGGTGGAGGGGGTCCTGATCGTCCACGAGCACAGACTGCCTCATGTTTTGTTACTGCAGCTGGGGACTACGTTTTTCAAACT ACCTGGAGGAGAACTCAACCCCGGGGAAGATGAAGTGGAAGGACTGAAGCGTCTTATGACAGAG ATTCTTGGGCGTCAGGATGGTGTGCAGCAGGATTGGGTAATTGATGACTGCATTGGAAATTGGTGGAGACCAAACTTTGAACCCCCGCAG TACCCATATATTCCTGCTCACATCACTAAACCTAAGGAACACAAGAAGCTTTTCCTGGTGCAGTTGCAGGAAAAGG CTCTGTTCGCTGTGCCGAAAAACTACAAACTTGTAGCAGCTCCCTTGTTTGAGTTGTATGATAACGCCCCAGGCTACGGACCCATCATCTCCAGTCTGCCACAGCTTCTTAGCAG gtTCAATTTTATTTACAACTGA
- the ogfod1 gene encoding prolyl 3-hydroxylase OGFOD1 isoform X2 — protein MQVELENTVDISCAKYEYTDVLLCHDDELEGRRIAFILYLVPPWDRSDGGTLDLYSTDEHCQPQQIVKSLLPSLNTLVFFEVSPVSFHQVSEVTSEGKRRLSVSGWFHGRSLERPPRYMEPTQPRTPHIPRDESLLYEWVNPQYMDLAYQAQVQEEFEESSEILLKDFLKADKFDMVCEALRKSDIVWKRRGPPNKRCYECAEEAVLPECVSQCWELLASEAMFLLLSNFTGLKLHYLASGDDDDNDEEDDDEEKEEADETVAGSSDAAGNSIDGLEEKEAPGKTMEEPSAPVCRGELRRWRHGDYTIVHDTDVGNAEFALDLLLFLGCEDWQTEYGGFTSYIANGEDEELLTIYPENNSLALVYRDKETLKFVKHVNHQSLERLRKNPDRQGFCDFSFVYYE, from the exons ATGCAGGTGGAGCTGGAGAACACGGTGGACATATCCTGTGCTAAGTATGAATACACCG acgttCTGCTTTGTCACGATGATGAGTTGGAGGGAAGGAGGATCGCATTCATCCTTTATCTAGTTCCCCCGTGGGACAGAAGTGATGGAGGCACCCTGGACTTGTACAGCACAGATG AGCATTGCCAGCCTCAGCAGATAGTGAAGTCCCTGCTGCCCTCTCTCAACACATTAGTGTTCTTTGAGGTGTCTCCTGTTTCCTTCCACCAG GTGTCTGAAGTGACCTCGGAAGGGAAGCGACGGCTGTCCGTGAGCGGCTGGTTCCACGGGCGCTCGTTGGAGAGACCCCCCCGGTACATGGAACCCACGCAGCCCCGGACCCCACACATACCACGCGAT GAATCTCTGCTCTATGAGTGGGTGAACCCCCAGTACATGGACCTGGCTTACCAGGCACAGGTGCAGGAGGAATTTGAGGAGAGCTCTGAGATTCTCTTAAAGGACTTTCTcaag GCAGACAAGTTTGACATGGTCTGCGAAGCTCTGCGAAAATCAGACATTGTTTGGAAAAGAAGAGGACCTCCGAACAAAAG GTGCTATGAGTGTGCGGAGGAGGCTGTCCTACCCGAGTGTGTGAGTCAGTGCTGGGAGCTGCTGGCCTCGGAAGCCATGTTCCTGCTGCTCTCCAACTTCACCGGGCTCAAGCTGCACTACCTGGCGTCTGGAGATGATGACGACAACGATGAAGAAGACGACGACGAGGAGAAAGAGGAGGCTGACGAGACTGTAGCTGGATCCTCAGACGCTGCCGGGAACTCCATTGATGGGCTTGAAGAAAAAGAAGCACCAGGAAAGACCATGGAAG AGCCGAGCGCTCCTGTGTGCCGTGGGGAGCTGCGGCGGTGGCGGCACGGTGATTACACCATCGTTCACGACACCGACGTGGGGAATGCAGAGTTCGCACTGGACCTGCTGCTCTTCCTCGGCTGCGAAG ACTGGCAGACAGAATATGGAGGATTTACGTCATATATTGCAAACGGAGAGGATGAAGAG CTCTTGACCATCTATCCAGAGAACAACTCCCTGGCCCTGGTTTACAGAGACAAAGAGACATTAAAGTTTGTAAAGCACGTTAATCACCAGAGCTTGGAGCGTCTGAGGAAAAACCCAGACCGACAAGGATTCTGCGACTTCTCCTTTGTTTATTATGAGTGA
- the LOC117424488 gene encoding LOW QUALITY PROTEIN: F-box/LRR-repeat protein 8-like (The sequence of the model RefSeq protein was modified relative to this genomic sequence to represent the inferred CDS: inserted 2 bases in 1 codon), whose protein sequence is MSFTLDDSLIMLIATRSPHLQKLYINNHTLVXNVTAETVKQVLTVCPELSTLGVFYASLSEKVLSELLKPERPPFQLLELFCERLVRYIPAISRQFWVVLCKRHPSLSVNMILDHTFPAKKITWILQPGIPMKSLDLITYMYLVKEVNFVAKNYHASLERLVLQTTFSEKLNSALIELASCCVSLKEIHCYCVVSQEVVQAFISCCPGLRRYTLKTVKELHP, encoded by the exons ATGTCTTTCACTCTAGATGATTCTCTTATTATGCTGATCGCCACCAGAAGCCCACATTTACAGAAACTGTATATCAATAACCATACCCTGGT CAACGTAACTGCAGAAACAGTTAAGCAGGTATTGACAGTATGCCCAGAGTTATCTACTCTCGGGGTGTTCTATGCAAGTTTGTCGGAAAAAGTGCTCAGTGAACTGCTGAAGCCAGAGAGACCCCCTTTCCAATTGCTTGAGCTCTTCTGCGAGCGGCTGGTCAGGTACATCCCTGCTATTTCCAGACAGTTTTGGGTGGTGCTGTGCAAAAGGCACCCTTCGCTATCTGTTAACATGATACTAGATCACACTTTCCCCGCTAAGAAGATCACATGGATTTTACAGCCCGGAATCCCCATGAAGAGCTTGGACCTAATCACATACATGTACCTGGTGAAAGAAGTCAATTTTGTAGCAAAAAACTACCATGCTTCATTGGAAAGGCTGGTTCTGCAGACCACGTTCTCCGAGAAGCTGAACTCGGCGCTGATTGAGCTAGCCAGCTGCTGCGTCTCCCTGAAGGAGATCCACTGTTACTGCGTGGTTTCGCAGGAGGTGGTGCAAGCCTTCATATCCTGCTGTCCAGGGCTGCGGAGGTACACGCTAAAGACTGTCAAAGAACTGCACCCATAG
- the nudt21 gene encoding cleavage and polyadenylation specificity factor subunit 5 isoform X1 → MSVTLPNRSQTGWPRRGLNQFDNKYMQQNKPLTLERTINLYPLTNYTFGTKEPLYEKDSSVAARFQRMREEFDKTGMRRTVEGVLIVHEHRLPHVLLLQLGTTFFKLPGGELNPGEDEVEGLKRLMTEFFNPQILGRQDGVQQDWVIDDCIGNWWRPNFEPPQYPYIPAHITKPKEHKKLFLVQLQEKALFAVPKNYKLVAAPLFELYDNAPGYGPIISSLPQLLSRFNFIYN, encoded by the exons ATGTCGGTAACCCTGCCCAACCGTTCCCAGACAGGCTGGCCCCGCCGCGGACTCAATCAGTTCGATAACAAATACATGCAGCAGAACAAACCTCTCACGCTGGAGAGGACCATCAACCT GTACCCGCTGACCAATTACACTTTCGGCACGAAGGAGCCTCTGTATGAGAAAGACAGCTCGGTGGCGGCGCGGTTTCAGCGCATGCGGGAGGAGTTTGACAAAACTGGAATGAGGCGGACGGTGGAGGGGGTCCTGATCGTCCACGAGCACAGACTGCCTCATGTTTTGTTACTGCAGCTGGGGACTACGTTTTTCAAACT ACCTGGAGGAGAACTCAACCCCGGGGAAGATGAAGTGGAAGGACTGAAGCGTCTTATGACAGAG ttttttaacCCACAGATTCTTGGGCGTCAGGATGGTGTGCAGCAGGATTGGGTAATTGATGACTGCATTGGAAATTGGTGGAGACCAAACTTTGAACCCCCGCAG TACCCATATATTCCTGCTCACATCACTAAACCTAAGGAACACAAGAAGCTTTTCCTGGTGCAGTTGCAGGAAAAGG CTCTGTTCGCTGTGCCGAAAAACTACAAACTTGTAGCAGCTCCCTTGTTTGAGTTGTATGATAACGCCCCAGGCTACGGACCCATCATCTCCAGTCTGCCACAGCTTCTTAGCAG gtTCAATTTTATTTACAACTGA
- the ogfod1 gene encoding prolyl 3-hydroxylase OGFOD1 isoform X1, whose product MNSKRKHLDIQSQGTGKKKEKREEEVRISDVISEEVVKNRVRETWSRRERYSHEAGIEVDANPFPHCIIKDFIQSQSFLEGLQKELLDLNFRQKSNDLYKFKQSADLKKRKDSHISALRKVLFEQFRSWLSEVMQVELENTVDISCAKYEYTDVLLCHDDELEGRRIAFILYLVPPWDRSDGGTLDLYSTDEHCQPQQIVKSLLPSLNTLVFFEVSPVSFHQVSEVTSEGKRRLSVSGWFHGRSLERPPRYMEPTQPRTPHIPRDESLLYEWVNPQYMDLAYQAQVQEEFEESSEILLKDFLKADKFDMVCEALRKSDIVWKRRGPPNKRCYECAEEAVLPECVSQCWELLASEAMFLLLSNFTGLKLHYLASGDDDDNDEEDDDEEKEEADETVAGSSDAAGNSIDGLEEKEAPGKTMEEPSAPVCRGELRRWRHGDYTIVHDTDVGNAEFALDLLLFLGCEDWQTEYGGFTSYIANGEDEELLTIYPENNSLALVYRDKETLKFVKHVNHQSLERLRKNPDRQGFCDFSFVYYE is encoded by the exons ATGAACTCAAAACGAAAGCATTTAGACATCCAGAGCCAGGGCACAGGGAAGAAGAAAGAGAAGCGAGAAGAAGAAGTCAGGATTTCAGATGTAATCAGCGAAGAAGTGGTAAAAAACAGAGTGAGAGAGACTTGGAGCAGGAGAGAGCGATACTCACATG AAGCAGGTATAGAAGTGGATGCAAACCCATTCCCCCACTGCATAATAAAAGACTTCATTCAGAGTCAGAGCTTCCTTGAAGGGCTGCAGAAAGAGCTTCTGGACCTGAACTTCCGTCAGAAATCCAACGACCTGTACAAGTTTAAACAG TCAGCTGACTTAAAAAAGAGGAAAGACTCCCATATTTCAGCTCTGAG AAAGGTGCTGTTTGAACAGTTTCGGTCCTGGCTCTCGGAGGTTATGCAGGTGGAGCTGGAGAACACGGTGGACATATCCTGTGCTAAGTATGAATACACCG acgttCTGCTTTGTCACGATGATGAGTTGGAGGGAAGGAGGATCGCATTCATCCTTTATCTAGTTCCCCCGTGGGACAGAAGTGATGGAGGCACCCTGGACTTGTACAGCACAGATG AGCATTGCCAGCCTCAGCAGATAGTGAAGTCCCTGCTGCCCTCTCTCAACACATTAGTGTTCTTTGAGGTGTCTCCTGTTTCCTTCCACCAG GTGTCTGAAGTGACCTCGGAAGGGAAGCGACGGCTGTCCGTGAGCGGCTGGTTCCACGGGCGCTCGTTGGAGAGACCCCCCCGGTACATGGAACCCACGCAGCCCCGGACCCCACACATACCACGCGAT GAATCTCTGCTCTATGAGTGGGTGAACCCCCAGTACATGGACCTGGCTTACCAGGCACAGGTGCAGGAGGAATTTGAGGAGAGCTCTGAGATTCTCTTAAAGGACTTTCTcaag GCAGACAAGTTTGACATGGTCTGCGAAGCTCTGCGAAAATCAGACATTGTTTGGAAAAGAAGAGGACCTCCGAACAAAAG GTGCTATGAGTGTGCGGAGGAGGCTGTCCTACCCGAGTGTGTGAGTCAGTGCTGGGAGCTGCTGGCCTCGGAAGCCATGTTCCTGCTGCTCTCCAACTTCACCGGGCTCAAGCTGCACTACCTGGCGTCTGGAGATGATGACGACAACGATGAAGAAGACGACGACGAGGAGAAAGAGGAGGCTGACGAGACTGTAGCTGGATCCTCAGACGCTGCCGGGAACTCCATTGATGGGCTTGAAGAAAAAGAAGCACCAGGAAAGACCATGGAAG AGCCGAGCGCTCCTGTGTGCCGTGGGGAGCTGCGGCGGTGGCGGCACGGTGATTACACCATCGTTCACGACACCGACGTGGGGAATGCAGAGTTCGCACTGGACCTGCTGCTCTTCCTCGGCTGCGAAG ACTGGCAGACAGAATATGGAGGATTTACGTCATATATTGCAAACGGAGAGGATGAAGAG CTCTTGACCATCTATCCAGAGAACAACTCCCTGGCCCTGGTTTACAGAGACAAAGAGACATTAAAGTTTGTAAAGCACGTTAATCACCAGAGCTTGGAGCGTCTGAGGAAAAACCCAGACCGACAAGGATTCTGCGACTTCTCCTTTGTTTATTATGAGTGA
- the tradd gene encoding tumor necrosis factor receptor type 1-associated DEATH domain protein: protein MEKLTSSCGSGGWAGSAFLFLQSNLQQVDLPALYKDPEQKINVFKALKLTLSDSAGGLDGYEILKVHDTESALIIQIKFSDEIHCTAFLESYTSGGLKQFLGQHLKAVLPVTEELEFDTKLKAGSKTLDDFLKDRDRCLLCIKEAQPDRLRDDEVAQLETTLQSLMLNNRHPSEAVHNGSSSSSSEPLSPALPLNSREEGSLLPSHSFKFQGRVYDDRRLTSSDHQKFAFVIGKQWKKVGRSLQKGCRALKDPAIDNLAYEFDRDGLYEQAYQMLSKFRQSEGKKAKLSRLISALEENGLMGIAEQMLDIQPAERQ, encoded by the exons ATGGAG aaactgACCTCAAGCTGTGGATCCGGGGGGTGGGCTGGTAGTGCGTTTCTCTTCCTTCAGTCGAACCTCCAACAGGTAGATCTTCCAGCCTTGTACAAAGACCCGGAACAGAAAATCAACGTTTTCAAAGCTCTTAAGCTAACACTATCAG ATTCCGCGGGTGGCCTGGATGGATATGAAATTCTGAAAGTACATGACACTGAATCAGCCCTGATAATCCAGATCAAGTTCTCTGACGAGATACACTGCACAGCGTTTCTCGAGAGCTACACCAGCGGAGGGCTCAAGCAGTTTTTGGGTCAGCACCTGAAGGCTGTGCTCCCCGTCACAGAGGAACTGGAGTTTGATACTAAACTCAAAGCTGGCAGCAAAACACTGGACGATTTTCTCAAAGATCGAGATCGCTGTCTGCTCTGCATCAAGGAGGCCCAG CCTGATCGGCTGAGGGATGATGAAGTAGCCCAGCTGGAGACGACTCTCCAGAGTTTGATGCTGAATAACAGGCATCCCTCTGAAGCCGTGCACAacggctcctcctcctcatcctccgaGCCTCTGTCCCCGGCATTACCCCTGAACTCCAGGGAAGAAGGCTCTCTGCTCCCGAGCCACAGTTTCAAGTTCCAAGGAAGAGTTTACG ATGACAGACGGCTGACCTCCTCGGATCATCAGAAGTTTGCCTTTGTAATCGGCAAGCAGTGGAAGAAGGTGGGCCGCTCTCTGCAGAAAGGATGCAGAGCCCTGAAAGACCCTGCCATCGATAACCTGGCCTATGAGTTTGACAGGGACGGCCTCTATGAGCAGGCCTACCAGATGCTCAGCAAGTTCCGCCAGTCCGAGGGGAAGAAAGCCAAGCTGAGCAGGCTGATTAGCGCCTTGGAGGAGAACGGGCTGATGGGAATCGCAGAGCAGATGCTGGATATCCAGCCCGCAGAGAGGCAGTGA
- the LOC117424303 gene encoding heat shock factor protein 4-like — protein MTVCIIHSIVMRNIVILFTPLFRVYGDAVSFVLTMDCASTADLAQSWVRVSWSWISLVLLQRCSCPVLAVISLLSKMQESPNSLGMDGGYTSNVPAFLTKLWTLVEDPETNHLICWSATGASFHVFDQGRFAKEVLPKYFKHNNMASFIRQLNMYGFRKVVNIEQSGLVKPERDDTEFQHLYFLQGHEHLLEHIKRKVSLVKSEETKVRQEDLSKLLYEVQVLRSQQENMECQMQDMTHQNEVLWREVVSLRQNHSQQQKVMNKLIQFLFSQMQSNSHSSVGIKRKLPLMLDDGNAAPPTSKFSHPLSMEPLHDSYFQSPSAETASSSNSAVMAGGPIILDVTEMPQPGSIAMASPMEESRECLLLIKEEPVSPRLRGRGEAVSLGSCEVCAEPPVLPVSMVQSVLEERGAGGLERRTKRAALDRTEMSDSVENVDVSLEDLQVLLRSHQQNFELSSATEPFNTTLPLTEWNFTDM, from the exons ATGACTGTGTGCATTATTCACAGCATTGTGATGCgcaatattgttattttattcaCCCCATTGTTCCGCGTGTATGGTGATGCGGTCAGCTTTGTGCTGACTATGGATTGTGCGAGCACAGCTGATCTGGCTCAGTCATGGGTCCGTGTCAGTTGGAGTTGGATAAGCCTTGTACTGTTACAGAGATGTAGTTGTCCCGTGCTGGCTGTTATTAGTTTACTTAGCAAAATGCAGGAGTCTCCGAATTCACTCGGCATGGATGGAGGGTACACCAGCAATGTCCCTGCCTTCCTCACTAAACTCTGGACTCTGGTGGAGGATCCTGAAACAAACCATCTCATTTGCTGGAGTGCC ACTGGTGCAAGCTTCCATGTCTTTGACCAGGGCAGATTTGCCAAGGAGGTGTTACCAAAATACTTCAAACACAACAACATGGCAAGCTTCATTCGGCAGTTAAACATGT ACGGGTTCAGGAAGGTGGTGAACATTGAGCAGAGCGGGCTGGTGAAGCCAGAGAGGGATGACACCGAGTTCCAGCATCTGTACTTCCTGCAAGGCCATGAGCACCTCCTGGAGCACATCAAGCGGAAG GTTTCACTAGTGAAGAGCGAGGAGACGAAGGTCCGGCAGGAGGATCTGAGCAAGCTGCTGTATGAGGTGCAGGTCCTGAGGAGTCAGCAGGAGAACATGGAGTGCCAGATGCAGGACATGACACA TCAAAACGAAGTCCTTTGGCGGGAAGTTGTCTCTTTAAGACAGAACCACTCGCAGCAGCAGAAAGTAATGAACAAG CTGATTCAGTTCCTGTTCAGCCAGATGCAATCGAACTCGCACAGCAGCGTTGGAATCAAGAGAAAGCT ACCTCTCATGCTGGATGATGGAAATGCTGCTCCACCCACCTCCAAGTTTAGCCATCCTCTGTCAATGGAGCCGCTTCACGATTCATACTTTCAGTCT CCATCTGCAGAAACTGCCTCCTCTTCAAACAGTGCTGTAATGGCTGGTGGACCAATCATATTGGATGTCACTGAAATGCCACAGCCAGGTTCCATAGCCATGGCGTCACCAATGGAGGAATCCAG GGAGTGCCTGCTGCTGATCAAGGAGGAGCCAGTGAGCCCCAGGCTGCGTGGGCGCGGGGAGGCGGTGTCGCTGGGCTCCTGCGAGGTGTGCGCCGAGCCGCCCGTCCTGCCAGTCTCCATGGTGCAGTCCGTCCTGGAGGAACGGGGCGCGGGGGGCTTGGAGAGGAGGACAAAGAGAGCCGCGCTCGATAG GACAGAAATGAGCGACAGCGTGGAGAATGTTGACGTGAGCCTTGAGGATCTACAAGTGCTGTTAAGGAGTCACCAGCAGAACTTCGAGCTGTCCTCTGCCACTGAA ccgTTCAATACCACTCTTCCTTTGACTGAATGGAACTTTACAGACATGTAA